In the Kitasatospora terrestris genome, one interval contains:
- a CDS encoding YncE family protein, with the protein MALSRSLRLRAVCGLAAALTLAPLTAAPTAVAAPADLREVMFVGNNWDGTADVIRSGGDLARIGRIDVVPDRDQRLTEIYLNPVKLAYFLGVRLGPGEGHDQFVDDMYSTPDGTAVVVSRPSFADVVSVDIATGRINWRFPVAGYRADHMALSPDGTRVAVSASTANTVHVLDVRTGRQLGSFATGDKPHENLFTDGGHQLWNMSIGEVTTALDAPWLDWTKGDRHITVVDADTYAPIRTVDMRERLDAFGRSDLSDAVRPAAFSPDGRQLYFQVSFFNGLVEYDVAADRITRVKTLPKNPATSEDRTTWVNDSRHHGLSTSPDGSKLCVAGTMDDYATVVDRATLTEGPLVPAQKPYWATVSGDGKSCVISESGADRVTAIDFATGQPTASVAVGDHPQRVRLGHVPAGWTGPAAR; encoded by the coding sequence ATGGCCCTTTCCCGCTCTCTGCGCCTCCGGGCGGTGTGCGGCCTGGCCGCCGCCCTGACGCTCGCCCCGCTCACCGCCGCCCCCACGGCCGTCGCCGCACCCGCGGACCTCCGCGAGGTGATGTTCGTCGGCAACAACTGGGACGGCACCGCCGACGTGATCCGCTCCGGCGGCGACCTCGCCCGGATCGGCCGGATCGACGTCGTCCCCGACCGCGACCAGCGGCTCACCGAGATCTACCTCAACCCGGTCAAGCTCGCGTACTTCCTCGGCGTCCGGCTCGGCCCCGGCGAGGGCCACGACCAGTTCGTCGACGACATGTACTCCACGCCCGACGGCACCGCCGTGGTCGTCTCCCGCCCCAGCTTCGCCGACGTGGTCTCCGTCGACATCGCCACCGGGCGGATCAACTGGCGCTTCCCGGTCGCCGGTTACCGCGCCGACCACATGGCGCTCTCGCCCGACGGCACGCGCGTCGCGGTCTCCGCCTCCACCGCCAACACCGTGCACGTCCTCGACGTGCGCACCGGACGGCAGCTCGGCTCGTTCGCCACCGGCGACAAGCCGCACGAGAACCTCTTCACCGACGGCGGCCACCAGCTGTGGAACATGTCCATCGGCGAGGTCACCACCGCGCTCGACGCCCCCTGGCTCGACTGGACCAAGGGCGACCGGCACATCACCGTCGTCGACGCCGACACCTACGCGCCGATCCGCACCGTCGACATGCGCGAGCGCCTCGACGCCTTCGGCCGCTCCGACCTCTCCGACGCCGTCCGCCCCGCCGCGTTCAGCCCCGACGGGCGGCAGCTCTACTTCCAGGTCTCCTTCTTCAACGGCCTGGTCGAGTACGACGTCGCCGCCGACCGGATCACCCGGGTCAAGACCCTGCCCAAGAACCCCGCCACCAGCGAGGACCGCACCACCTGGGTCAACGACTCCCGCCACCACGGCCTCTCCACGAGCCCCGACGGCAGCAAGCTGTGCGTCGCCGGCACCATGGACGACTACGCGACCGTCGTCGACCGCGCCACCCTCACCGAGGGCCCGCTCGTCCCCGCCCAGAAGCCCTACTGGGCCACCGTCAGCGGCGACGGCAAGTCCTGCGTCATCTCCGAGAGCGGCGCCGACCGGGTCACCGCCATCGACTTCGCCACCGGGCAGCCGACCGCGAGCGTCGCCGTCGGCGACCACCCGCAGCGCGTCCGGCTCGGCCACGTCCCGGCGGGTTGGACCGGCCCGGCCGCACGGTGA